The segment ATTAATGAGTTGCCTTGGTTGATAAAAGTAAAAGGTGAACGCTATGATTATGATACAAATATGCTTATTGCTGCACTTAAAAGAAAGTGTCCTATCTTTGAGGTAGAGATTGGACAGCTACGTATAAAGAAAAATACAATTATCCAATATGATGAAGTTGCAAATGCAGGAACCATTATTACGAAAATGCTAATGAATTATTTAAAACCAAGAATATAGTGCAGTATAAATAAAAGGAGCAAAGCTTATGGAATACTCAGACCAAGTGAAAAATCGTGTGAAGCGGATGGAGGGGCAGCTACGTGGTATTTTAAAGATGATGGAGGAGGGAAAGGACTGTAAGGCAGTTATTACCCAGCTATCAGCTGTCCGCTCTGCTGTAGATCGTACAGTCGGTGTAATTGTTAGCACAAACCTATTGGAGTGTGTACAAAATGCTGAAGGCGATGGTGAAAAAATGAATGAAGCTATACAGGAAGCTGTTAATTTAGTGGTGAAAAGTCGATAATATTTTCTTGAATGAAGTAAGGCAACACTGAATCTATAATATATAAGAAGCATAAAAGGGCTTGAGAGTGAGTTCTTTATGCTTTTTTTGTATATAATGAAAGAAAGACAACTGGAGGTGAGGAGTTTGTGGAAGAAGTTAGCGATTATCGTGATGATCATTATTTTTATCGACCCTATTTATACAGTTGGGAAGACGGTTGTTCAACAAGTGAAGACATGGGTAAATAATGATGAGATCGAAACAATGCTTGTGTCAACAAAGGATAAAATTATAGATGTTACTGCTAAACTATCAGATAAAGCCTCTATCGAAACAGCTACACCAATAGAAGATGTGCATCAAGCAGAGGTAGCCCCTACAGCTCCACCAGTTCAGAAACCAGAAACAAAGCTAGTTGTGACAAATGTCAAGGAAATGGCTGATGCAATGTATGCATACTACAGTAGCTTTTCACCTACATTTGAAATTCAGTATAAGGGCAATACGCAACGAATCGAGCAAATAGTGGAAGAGGCTTATAACGATGCCATTAAACGTGATGATTATGTATACGGTCATATTAGTAAACATGCTATTCGTTTCGAGTATGGGCGGAATCAGGCAACCATTTTTGGAGAGCAAAGCTATTTAATGACGCCAGAGCAGGCTGCCTATGTGGAGATGAATGCTCAGGAGATTATCGAAAAAATCGCAAATAATGCAATAACAGATGTAGAAAAAGTGCGAGCAGTTAACGACTATATCGTTGCAAATACAGTTTATACAGAGCAAACAAATGCTAGCCCACATAGTGCCT is part of the Lysinibacillus sp. FSL K6-0232 genome and harbors:
- a CDS encoding metal-sensitive transcriptional regulator, which produces MEYSDQVKNRVKRMEGQLRGILKMMEEGKDCKAVITQLSAVRSAVDRTVGVIVSTNLLECVQNAEGDGEKMNEAIQEAVNLVVKSR
- a CDS encoding transglutaminase domain-containing protein, whose product is MRSLWKKLAIIVMIIIFIDPIYTVGKTVVQQVKTWVNNDEIETMLVSTKDKIIDVTAKLSDKASIETATPIEDVHQAEVAPTAPPVQKPETKLVVTNVKEMADAMYAYYSSFSPTFEIQYKGNTQRIEQIVEEAYNDAIKRDDYVYGHISKHAIRFEYGRNQATIFGEQSYLMTPEQAAYVEMNAQEIIEKIANNAITDVEKVRAVNDYIVANTVYTEQTNASPHSAYTVLAERGGVCQGYALLAHTMLQKLGIETKYIVGYVGQEGHAWNLVKLDGEWYHLDTTWNDPVPDRKGAIRYQYFLVDDRTMAKDHTWIAEDYPKATSTLYSYYHDIDFPAQVGDQLFFSNIADDNKLYVLNMKTGDTKRVTNSRAQYIVYSDGWLYFSNYSKGAYLTKIRPDGSGEQLLNREDTKDLFVKDGYLYFTTNELKKMAL